The proteins below are encoded in one region of Podarcis raffonei isolate rPodRaf1 chromosome 6, rPodRaf1.pri, whole genome shotgun sequence:
- the LOC128415363 gene encoding coagulation factor XIII B chain-like, producing the protein MNRLRCIVLLLLWTGCTSQNVCEKPPEVDFGETVRGERTKFREFENARVQYTCSPGYVLEGPKWTTCDGQKWTTPPKCLAPCSITKEQLDAKHLLLFGGRRRSHVIQHNGTLEFLCRERYILRPPSVMKCNDGHMDLPSCISVCGEPPEVDFAETVRSVRTQFQEFESIRAFYKCNPGYVMEGSGWMICNGQNWTEPLKCLAPCGITKKQLDSKQLLLSGGRRHSHLVQHNRTLEFLCRKGYIISAPLIRKCLDGHMDLPSCISG; encoded by the exons ATGAACCGGCTGAGGTGCATAGTTCTGTTGCTTCTGTGGACAGGCTGTACTTCCCAAAATG TGTGTGAAAAACCACCTGAAGTTGACTTTGGGGAGACGGTAAGAGGTGAGAGAACTAAATTTCGGGAATTTGAGAATGCAAGAGTACAGTACACGTGTAGCCCGGGATACGTATTGGAGGGGCCCAAGTGGACAACATGCGATGGACAAAAGTGGACAACACCACCAAAATGTTTGG CACCCTGCAGTATCACAAAAGAGCAGCTGGATGCCAAACACCTGCTTCTGTTTGGTGGCCGAAGGCGTTCCCATGTGATTCAACACAACGGGACACTGGAATTCCTGTGCCGGGAACGATATATCCTCCGGCCTCCTTCAGTCATGAAGTGTAACGATGGACACATGGATCTCCCATCATGCATCTCAG TTTGTGGAGAACCACCTGAAGTGGACTTTGCAGAGACTGTAAGAAGTGTGAGAACCCAGTTTCAGGAATTTGAGAGCATAAGGGCATTTTACAAGTGCAACCCCGGTTATGTGATGGAAGGATCTGGATGGATGATATGCAATGGACAAAACTGGACAGAACCACTGAAGTGTCTGG CACCCTGCGGGATCACAAAAAAACAGCTGGATTCCAAGCAACTGCTTCTGTCTGGAGGTCGGAGACATTCACATTTGGTTCAACACAATCGTACATTGGAATTTCTGTGCAGGAAAGGGTATATCATCTCAGCTCCTTTAATCAGGAAGTGTCTCGATGGGCACATGGATCTTCCATCATGTATCTCAGGATAA